Proteins from a single region of Aquirhabdus parva:
- a CDS encoding carboxy terminal-processing peptidase, whose product MKPKKTEQDVASKAQAQVTQGSGAQVKARFTTKLQTIVGAIAVASAGLFFSQVYGEATASAVDKSSVTATTGAPLAPTREQSIVTRQMAMYMDTQHYLNMPLDASVSQRVLEMYLDNLDGDHALFLASDIDEFRKKYATTLGASMKKGDLTPAFAIQKRFTERLKDYYQYSLDQLDQPQNLKRTDSLNIDREKAPYFNSTKEQRAYWQQQLVSELISLTISQEEETAKQAALKADPKLAAGQDLSPPSELNPVDTLKKRFKRKLQQIDRIKSDRVLEGLLNAALATYDPHSLYFAPVEAMEMNRQTTLQLEGIGVSIRPERGNDDYTRVETLVDGGPASKSGLVKPGDRIVGVAQDGQPMVDVVGWPSSEIVGLIRGKRGTKVLLKLQAKDAAARTITLTRDVIQEEDSGVQDRVVNVQRDGKTYKMGVLDIPSFYLNYKARRDGKNYRSVSEDTQKALIDLNSKKVDGLVVDLRGDPGGSLEEVANMIGLFIKQGPVVQIRDRNGAITAYRDDDGGAELYKGPMIVLVNLASASASEIFAAAIQDYDRGLVVGSTTTGKGTAQVQLDNLAYGLATLTQRKFYRVSGGSTQNKGVVPDIPFVSIYDEDLGERKAKNPLKWDTIPTAPFIPEDNLKPLVPQLTVASKARQEADPQYVYLSKIKEISKAHKDQKVLSLDLDARRKEVDAIEVQTLAAENERRSKTGLVPYPNWQTYQISLDAQAEARAKISEGKRPPLPEEEAFITESANILLDQVKAKQAK is encoded by the coding sequence ATGAAACCAAAGAAAACAGAGCAAGACGTAGCGTCAAAAGCACAAGCACAAGTAACACAAGGTTCTGGGGCACAGGTTAAGGCACGATTTACCACCAAATTGCAGACTATAGTCGGTGCAATTGCTGTAGCGAGCGCTGGATTATTCTTTTCTCAAGTGTATGGCGAGGCAACAGCCTCCGCAGTTGATAAAAGTTCGGTTACGGCGACTACAGGTGCACCGCTGGCACCGACACGTGAACAAAGTATCGTTACACGCCAGATGGCGATGTATATGGATACCCAGCATTATCTCAATATGCCTTTAGATGCCAGTGTTTCTCAGCGTGTGCTGGAAATGTATCTGGATAATCTTGATGGCGACCATGCCTTATTTCTTGCATCGGACATTGATGAGTTTCGCAAAAAATATGCGACAACCCTAGGTGCATCCATGAAGAAGGGGGATTTAACCCCCGCCTTTGCCATTCAGAAGCGCTTCACGGAGCGTTTGAAGGATTATTATCAGTATTCGCTAGATCAATTGGATCAGCCGCAAAACTTAAAGCGCACTGATAGTCTGAATATTGATCGTGAGAAAGCACCGTACTTCAACAGCACTAAAGAACAGCGCGCTTACTGGCAGCAACAGCTGGTGTCTGAGCTAATCTCGCTGACGATTTCGCAAGAAGAAGAAACCGCCAAGCAAGCCGCGTTGAAAGCCGATCCTAAATTGGCCGCAGGTCAAGACTTGAGCCCGCCAAGTGAGCTCAATCCTGTTGATACGTTAAAGAAGCGCTTTAAACGTAAACTGCAGCAAATTGATCGTATTAAAAGTGACCGCGTGCTTGAGGGATTGCTCAATGCTGCTTTAGCAACCTACGATCCGCATAGCCTTTATTTTGCCCCTGTTGAAGCGATGGAAATGAATCGCCAGACAACCCTGCAACTCGAAGGGATCGGTGTGTCGATTCGTCCAGAGCGCGGCAATGATGACTATACCCGTGTAGAAACCTTGGTGGATGGTGGTCCCGCCAGTAAGTCTGGTTTGGTTAAACCGGGTGATCGTATTGTGGGTGTCGCACAAGATGGACAACCGATGGTGGATGTGGTCGGCTGGCCGAGCAGTGAAATTGTAGGGCTGATTCGCGGTAAGCGCGGTACCAAAGTCTTGCTAAAACTACAGGCGAAAGATGCTGCCGCGCGCACCATCACCTTAACCCGTGATGTGATTCAAGAAGAAGACTCTGGTGTGCAAGATCGTGTCGTGAATGTCCAGCGTGATGGCAAGACCTATAAAATGGGCGTGCTCGACATTCCTTCGTTCTATTTGAACTATAAAGCACGCCGTGATGGCAAAAACTATCGTAGCGTCAGTGAAGATACACAAAAAGCCCTGATCGACTTAAACAGTAAGAAAGTCGATGGCCTTGTGGTTGATCTGCGCGGTGATCCAGGCGGCTCCTTAGAAGAAGTTGCTAATATGATCGGGCTATTTATTAAGCAAGGTCCTGTAGTACAGATACGTGATCGTAATGGCGCCATTACCGCCTACCGTGATGATGATGGCGGTGCTGAGCTGTATAAAGGCCCGATGATTGTATTGGTCAACCTTGCTTCTGCATCGGCCAGTGAGATTTTTGCTGCGGCGATTCAAGATTATGACCGAGGTCTGGTTGTGGGTAGTACCACAACGGGTAAAGGAACCGCACAGGTTCAACTCGATAACTTGGCGTACGGTTTAGCAACCTTAACCCAGCGCAAGTTCTATCGAGTATCTGGTGGCAGTACGCAGAATAAAGGTGTAGTCCCTGACATTCCTTTTGTCAGTATCTACGATGAAGATTTGGGTGAGCGTAAAGCCAAGAATCCACTCAAGTGGGATACGATTCCGACCGCACCGTTTATTCCAGAGGACAACTTGAAGCCGCTGGTTCCACAGTTGACGGTTGCCTCTAAGGCGCGTCAAGAGGCTGATCCGCAATACGTCTATTTGTCTAAAATCAAAGAGATCAGTAAAGCGCATAAAGATCAAAAAGTATTGTCTTTAGATCTGGATGCCCGTCGTAAAGAAGTGGATGCCATTGAGGTGCAGACGCTTGCGGCTGAGAACGAGCGCCGGAGTAAGACCGGTTTAGTTCCTTATCCTAATTGGCAGACCTATCAAATCTCGCTAGATGCGCAAGCTGAAGCGCGTGCCAAGATTTCAGAAGGCAAGCGCCCACCAC